The Chryseolinea soli genome contains a region encoding:
- a CDS encoding dihydrodipicolinate synthase family protein, translated as MTWKGVFPAVTTKFTADDQLDFKTFEKNLEAQLAAGVHGIIIGGTLGESSVLSPAEKVDLLNFTIQKVEGRVPVVLNIAEGATREAVKIAEAAQRSGISGLMLLPPMRYKSDHKETVTYFKSVAQATDLQIMIYNNPVDYKVDVTLDMFEDLVDTRNIDAVKESTRDIVNVTRMINKFGDRFSIMSGVDTLALDSLVVGAKGWVAGLVCAFPEETVAIYNLVMEGRIKEAVEINRWFMPLLELDTFSKLVQYIKLAEAEVGLGTEIVRPPRLILSGDERTEVLGIIREALKKRPVLNRSNGQRSTAKVSA; from the coding sequence ATTACATGGAAGGGAGTTTTTCCTGCAGTAACCACAAAATTTACGGCAGACGACCAGTTGGACTTCAAAACATTTGAGAAAAACCTGGAGGCACAATTGGCTGCGGGTGTACACGGGATAATCATCGGTGGAACACTGGGAGAATCAAGCGTCTTGTCCCCGGCAGAGAAGGTGGACCTTTTGAATTTCACTATTCAGAAAGTAGAAGGCCGCGTGCCTGTGGTGCTCAACATCGCCGAAGGGGCCACACGCGAGGCCGTCAAGATTGCCGAAGCGGCACAACGCAGTGGGATCAGCGGTCTCATGCTGTTGCCGCCCATGCGCTACAAATCCGATCACAAGGAAACCGTCACCTATTTCAAATCGGTAGCGCAAGCCACCGATCTCCAGATCATGATCTACAACAACCCGGTGGACTATAAAGTGGATGTTACCCTCGACATGTTCGAAGACCTGGTCGACACCAGGAACATCGACGCCGTAAAAGAATCGACCCGCGACATCGTGAACGTGACGCGGATGATCAACAAGTTTGGCGACCGGTTCAGCATTATGAGCGGTGTGGATACCCTGGCATTGGATAGCCTGGTCGTTGGCGCGAAGGGCTGGGTAGCCGGATTGGTTTGTGCGTTCCCCGAAGAAACTGTGGCCATCTACAACCTCGTGATGGAAGGCCGGATCAAAGAGGCCGTGGAGATCAATCGCTGGTTTATGCCGTTGTTGGAGCTCGACACGTTCAGCAAACTGGTGCAATACATCAAACTGGCAGAAGCGGAAGTAGGCTTGGGTACGGAAATCGTTCGCCCGCCCCGCCTGATCCTTTCGGGCGATGAACGCACGGAGGTGCTGGGCATTATCCGCGAGGCCCTCAAAAAACGCCCCGTATTGAATCGCAGCAACGGACAAAGATCAACCGCCAAGGTAAGCGCATGA
- a CDS encoding APC family permease — MAEAQREFKRNVGLLDATMVVAGSMIGSGIFIVSAEIARNVGSAGLLLGMWVLAGVVTIIAAVSYGELSAMFPKAGGMYVYLREAYSPLVGFLYGWTFFTIIQTGTIAAVGVAFAKFTSYLVPGVGEDHILFTVGGFHLAASQLLSIGVILLLTFVNTRGVRNGVVVQTSLTIIKILSLVGLIGFGFWWGADAAIWDANWQDAWKLSSLVKDGDMASHLPLAGLAAFGAVAIAMKGSLFSCDSWHNISFIAGEVKNPQRNIGLSLVLGTVIVIVVYVLANIMYLAVVPLQDIAFAKSDRIGVVAAERIFGASGTIVIAVMIMISTFGCNNGLIMSGARVYYTMAKDNLFFAQAKELNEQGVPANSLWMQAVWASALCLTGKYNELLALVIFGVLIFYALTIFGIFRLRKSRPDLERPYKAFGYPILPALYIAIAIALALLLLIFETNFTLPGLAIILLGIPVYFLMLRRNDQRVKMTSQAKP, encoded by the coding sequence ATGGCAGAAGCGCAGCGTGAGTTCAAACGGAATGTAGGATTGCTGGATGCAACCATGGTCGTGGCTGGGTCGATGATCGGGTCGGGGATCTTTATTGTGAGCGCCGAAATCGCGCGAAACGTGGGCAGTGCGGGTTTGTTACTGGGCATGTGGGTGCTGGCCGGCGTGGTCACCATCATTGCCGCTGTCAGTTATGGCGAGTTGTCGGCCATGTTTCCCAAAGCCGGGGGAATGTACGTGTACCTGCGCGAGGCCTATAGTCCACTGGTTGGCTTTCTATATGGCTGGACATTTTTCACCATCATCCAAACCGGCACGATCGCCGCGGTGGGCGTGGCCTTTGCCAAATTTACGTCCTACCTGGTGCCCGGCGTGGGCGAAGACCATATACTTTTCACCGTGGGCGGGTTTCACTTGGCGGCGTCACAGTTGCTGTCCATCGGTGTCATTCTCTTGCTCACGTTTGTCAACACCCGCGGCGTTCGCAACGGTGTGGTTGTGCAGACATCCCTCACGATCATCAAGATCCTCTCGCTGGTGGGCCTCATTGGTTTTGGATTTTGGTGGGGAGCAGACGCCGCGATTTGGGACGCGAACTGGCAGGACGCCTGGAAGCTGTCGTCGCTGGTAAAAGACGGTGACATGGCAAGCCATCTCCCCCTGGCGGGTCTCGCTGCCTTTGGAGCCGTGGCCATCGCCATGAAAGGCTCGTTGTTTTCCTGCGACTCGTGGCACAACATTTCATTTATCGCCGGCGAAGTGAAAAATCCTCAACGCAACATCGGGTTAAGTCTTGTGCTGGGCACGGTGATCGTGATCGTGGTTTATGTACTGGCCAATATCATGTACCTGGCCGTGGTGCCGCTGCAGGACATTGCTTTTGCCAAGAGCGATCGCATCGGCGTCGTGGCTGCGGAGCGCATATTCGGTGCGTCGGGAACGATCGTCATCGCCGTGATGATCATGATCTCCACGTTTGGCTGCAACAATGGGCTGATCATGTCGGGAGCCCGCGTCTACTACACCATGGCCAAGGACAACCTGTTCTTTGCCCAGGCAAAAGAATTGAACGAACAAGGCGTGCCCGCCAATAGCTTGTGGATGCAGGCCGTCTGGGCCTCGGCCTTGTGTTTGACGGGAAAATACAATGAGCTGCTGGCACTGGTCATCTTCGGTGTGCTGATATTTTACGCACTGACCATTTTCGGGATCTTCCGGCTGCGCAAAAGCCGCCCCGACCTCGAGCGTCCCTACAAAGCCTTTGGCTACCCCATCCTTCCGGCCCTTTATATTGCCATCGCCATCGCCCTGGCGCTGTTGCTCCTGATCTTTGAAACCAACTTCACCCTTCCCGGCCTGGCCATCATCCTGTTGGGCATACCGGTGTATTTCCTGATGCTGCGTCGCAACGATCAGCGGGTGAAAATGACGAGCCAGGCAAAGCCCTGA
- a CDS encoding aminopeptidase P family protein, whose amino-acid sequence MNAPTFSPDVYKSRRALLKNKVASGIILLPANLQSPINYTDNAYAFRQDSTFLYYFGLELDALVGVIDVDNDQEILFGNDSTVDDLVWTGPKPTVQELASQVGIGVSKPLTSLATLLSKATADKRTIHWLAPYRADVAIRLSEWLSLPVQTIQSTPSKSLVNAITEQRIQKSKAEIVELEKAVSVSADMHLMAIRSVQAGMFEYELLSCIEAVAYANNCRTSYPSIVTTNGQTLHNHFYGNKLQEGKMVLCDSGAELPSGYCGDLTRTFPIGKNFTQKQKEVYQIVLNALTVAEGLLKPGVFFKDIHLAACRELTKGLQQLGLMRGDVDESVNAGAHALFFQCGLGHLIGLDVHDMENLGEDHVGYGQEVSRNPAFGIKSLRLARRLQEGFTLTVEPGLYFIPELIDMWRAEKKFESFINYSAAEAYKTFGGIRIEDNLLVTADGSHLLGKPLAKTINEIEGLRT is encoded by the coding sequence ATGAACGCTCCAACCTTCTCTCCTGATGTTTATAAAAGCAGACGCGCCCTTCTGAAAAACAAGGTCGCGTCCGGCATTATTCTTTTGCCGGCCAATCTTCAGTCTCCCATTAACTATACCGACAACGCCTACGCTTTTCGTCAGGACAGCACGTTCCTGTATTACTTCGGCCTGGAGTTGGACGCGTTGGTGGGTGTGATCGATGTGGACAACGACCAGGAAATTCTTTTTGGAAACGACTCCACGGTGGACGATCTGGTATGGACCGGGCCGAAACCTACGGTACAGGAGTTGGCGTCACAAGTAGGTATAGGGGTTTCGAAGCCGCTGACTTCCCTGGCGACACTCCTATCAAAAGCCACCGCAGATAAAAGAACGATCCATTGGCTTGCCCCCTATCGTGCCGATGTCGCGATCAGGCTTTCCGAATGGCTGTCACTGCCTGTGCAGACCATTCAAAGTACGCCTTCAAAATCCCTCGTGAATGCCATCACCGAACAACGCATTCAAAAGAGTAAAGCCGAGATCGTTGAGTTGGAGAAAGCCGTGAGCGTGAGTGCCGATATGCATTTGATGGCCATACGCTCTGTTCAGGCCGGTATGTTCGAATATGAATTGCTGAGCTGTATCGAGGCCGTTGCCTATGCCAACAACTGCCGGACATCTTATCCTTCCATTGTTACGACCAACGGACAAACGCTTCACAACCATTTTTATGGTAACAAACTCCAGGAAGGAAAAATGGTGCTTTGCGATAGCGGCGCCGAACTTCCGTCGGGCTACTGTGGTGACTTGACGCGTACGTTTCCCATCGGCAAAAATTTCACACAGAAACAAAAAGAGGTTTATCAAATCGTGCTGAACGCCTTGACCGTGGCCGAGGGCCTGCTAAAACCGGGCGTGTTCTTTAAAGATATTCACCTCGCCGCCTGCCGGGAACTGACCAAAGGACTTCAACAACTTGGTCTCATGCGGGGCGACGTGGACGAATCTGTGAACGCCGGTGCTCACGCGTTGTTTTTTCAATGCGGTCTGGGTCACCTCATCGGGTTGGATGTGCACGATATGGAAAACCTCGGCGAGGATCATGTGGGGTATGGCCAGGAGGTGAGTCGAAATCCCGCTTTTGGGATCAAGAGTTTGCGACTAGCGAGAAGGTTGCAGGAAGGCTTCACGCTGACGGTGGAGCCTGGGCTTTATTTCATTCCCGAATTGATCGACATGTGGAGAGCTGAAAAGAAATTTGAGTCTTTCATCAACTATAGCGCGGCGGAAGCTTACAAAACTTTTGGCGGCATCCGGATAGAAGACAATCTCCTGGTGACCGCGGATGGTTCCCACTTGCTTGGTAAGCCTCTTGCTAAAACGATAAATGAAATAGAAGGGTTGAGAACCTAG
- a CDS encoding peptide MFS transporter, with protein sequence MNPTFFGHPRGLATLFFTEMWERFSYYGMRALLMLFMITSAEKGGLGFSEETGGAIYGIYTMMVYMLALPGGWIADNVWGLRRSVFYGACIICLGHVLMAFPYMETFFVGLLLIAIGTGLLKPNISSLVGELYAKEENAKRDSGFSVFFMGINIGAFVAPFITGYFGEKVNWHYGFALAGAGMLIGLVQYKLSEKYLPPAPIETDRDVSEQRKKNARRLGIATLLVGLFVIALVTRVLVIDPIWLAKAFVYIIVGCTIVYFCYLLFGARLTKQERNGVLSILSFFATSVIFYMGYEQQGSSLNLFALRYTDLHIGNFEMPASWLQAVPAVGVLIFAPFFAWLWLWLSKRNIDPAIPVKLSFGLLFISASFFVMTGAALVVAQGQKALPGWLIVTYVLNTFGEICLYPVGLSAVKKLAPQKFAAQLMGVWFLSLALGNLLAGLLTSNMSNERIQQDPGVMVNLFLFLAIGVGFAGITVFVLSKKLRFASSRVVAKI encoded by the coding sequence ATGAATCCAACTTTTTTCGGACATCCCCGCGGACTTGCCACGCTGTTCTTCACCGAGATGTGGGAACGGTTTAGCTACTACGGCATGCGCGCCCTGCTCATGCTGTTCATGATCACCAGCGCCGAAAAAGGCGGGCTCGGATTTAGCGAAGAAACCGGAGGCGCGATCTATGGGATCTATACCATGATGGTGTATATGCTGGCCTTGCCCGGCGGCTGGATCGCCGATAACGTTTGGGGCCTGCGCAGAAGCGTCTTTTATGGTGCATGCATCATTTGCCTGGGGCACGTGCTCATGGCTTTTCCCTACATGGAAACGTTTTTTGTGGGCTTGTTGCTCATCGCCATCGGCACGGGTTTACTGAAACCCAACATCAGCAGTTTAGTAGGTGAACTTTATGCTAAGGAGGAAAACGCGAAACGGGATTCGGGTTTTTCTGTTTTCTTCATGGGCATCAACATCGGCGCCTTTGTCGCGCCGTTTATTACGGGCTACTTCGGTGAAAAAGTGAACTGGCACTATGGCTTTGCCCTGGCCGGCGCCGGCATGCTCATCGGGCTGGTGCAATATAAATTGTCCGAGAAATACCTGCCTCCCGCACCAATAGAAACAGACAGGGACGTGAGCGAACAACGAAAGAAGAATGCACGCAGGCTTGGTATAGCGACGTTGCTGGTCGGCCTGTTTGTGATCGCATTGGTGACAAGAGTTCTGGTGATCGACCCGATTTGGCTGGCCAAGGCATTTGTGTATATCATCGTGGGATGCACGATCGTCTATTTTTGTTATCTCCTCTTCGGGGCCCGTCTCACAAAACAGGAACGCAACGGTGTTTTGTCAATCCTGAGTTTTTTTGCTACGTCGGTCATTTTCTACATGGGCTATGAGCAACAAGGTTCGTCGCTAAACCTATTTGCCTTGCGCTACACCGACTTGCACATTGGAAACTTCGAGATGCCCGCCTCCTGGCTCCAGGCGGTTCCGGCCGTGGGCGTGCTGATCTTTGCACCCTTTTTTGCATGGCTTTGGTTGTGGCTGTCGAAACGGAATATTGATCCGGCCATCCCCGTAAAACTTTCCTTCGGATTGTTATTTATCTCTGCCAGCTTTTTCGTGATGACGGGCGCAGCATTGGTGGTGGCGCAAGGGCAAAAGGCGCTTCCGGGGTGGCTCATTGTCACCTATGTGCTGAACACGTTTGGAGAGATCTGTTTGTATCCCGTAGGACTGAGCGCCGTAAAAAAATTGGCGCCCCAGAAATTCGCCGCCCAACTCATGGGCGTGTGGTTCCTGTCGCTGGCGCTGGGAAATTTGCTGGCCGGTTTGCTGACCAGCAACATGAGCAACGAAAGAATCCAGCAAGATCCCGGGGTGATGGTCAACCTGTTCCTGTTTCTGGCCATCGGCGTCGGCTTCGCAGGGATCACGGTTTTTGTGCTTAGCAAGAAACTGAGGTTTGCTTCGAGTAGGGTTGTGGCAAAGATCTAA